The following proteins come from a genomic window of Verrucomicrobiia bacterium:
- a CDS encoding dienelactone hydrolase family protein, which produces MNRIAAIVLMLALFGTGHLPAQDWAKARLEKSPRHLEWIKIKHGSREVNCFIAYPESSQKVPAIIVAHEIFGLTDWVRGVADQLAEAGYIAIAPDLLSGSAPGGGGTAELGGNDAVRKAISSLPAQQVTADLDAAADYAAKLPAANGTVAVAGFCWGGGQAFGFATRRRDLKAAFVFYGIPPADEAELARIQCPVFGFYAGNDARVTSTVDKTTVQMKQAGKVFEPVIYPGAGHGFMRAGEAPDASQPNKQARDQAWQRWKELLKKL; this is translated from the coding sequence ATGAACCGAATTGCAGCTATTGTTCTTATGCTCGCCCTCTTTGGGACCGGCCATTTGCCCGCTCAGGACTGGGCCAAAGCCCGCCTCGAGAAATCCCCGCGTCACCTCGAATGGATTAAAATCAAACACGGCTCACGCGAAGTGAACTGCTTCATCGCTTACCCCGAATCGAGCCAGAAGGTCCCGGCTATCATTGTCGCCCATGAAATCTTTGGCCTGACAGATTGGGTGCGCGGAGTGGCCGATCAGTTGGCCGAAGCCGGCTACATCGCCATCGCGCCGGACCTGCTTTCCGGCAGCGCCCCGGGCGGCGGCGGCACCGCTGAGCTGGGAGGCAATGACGCTGTTCGCAAAGCCATATCATCCCTGCCGGCCCAGCAGGTAACGGCTGATCTCGACGCCGCCGCCGATTACGCAGCCAAATTGCCCGCAGCCAACGGGACGGTGGCGGTCGCTGGGTTTTGTTGGGGCGGCGGGCAGGCCTTCGGTTTTGCCACGCGCAGAAGGGACCTCAAAGCCGCCTTTGTCTTCTATGGCATCCCACCTGCCGACGAGGCGGAGCTGGCTCGAATCCAGTGCCCGGTCTTCGGCTTTTACGCTGGTAATGACGCACGTGTGACCTCGACCGTCGATAAAACCACCGTGCAGATGAAGCAAGCCGGCAAGGTTTTTGAGCCGGTGATCTACCCAGGCGCCGGTCACGGCTTCATGCGCGCGGGTGAAGCGCCGGACGCCAGCCAGCCCAACAAACAAGCCCGCGACCAAGCCTGGCAACGGTGGAAGGAACTGCTGAAAAAGCTCTGA
- a CDS encoding response regulator, with translation MPPAAPGQTNIPRRILVVEDEALVAHTIRMALTVDGHTVDVVEDGEKALAAFNPELHDLVITDFRLPNMDGLEVAQAVKERCPGKPVILMTAHIEAISDRTGKVSNVDLLMGKPFSIRDLQQAIGKLLPIA, from the coding sequence ATGCCACCTGCTGCCCCAGGCCAGACCAACATCCCCAGACGGATATTGGTGGTTGAAGACGAAGCGCTGGTGGCTCACACCATTCGCATGGCGTTGACCGTCGATGGGCACACCGTCGATGTGGTCGAGGATGGCGAAAAGGCCCTGGCGGCGTTCAACCCTGAGCTGCACGACCTGGTCATTACTGATTTCAGACTGCCTAACATGGACGGTTTGGAAGTAGCCCAGGCGGTCAAGGAACGGTGTCCTGGCAAACCGGTTATTTTGATGACGGCCCATATCGAGGCCATTTCGGACCGGACAGGGAAGGTTTCGAACGTCGATCTGCTCATGGGCAAGCCTTTTTCCATCCGCGACCTGCAGCAGGCTATCGGCAAGCTCCTCCCCATTGCATAA
- a CDS encoding ATP-binding protein — protein sequence MKLQILRSAPARYGAVGLCVMGAFAVRWSLDPLLHGHAPLMLFILASIIATLYGGLGPGLLAMAAGALLGDYFFITPLHTLGPKSTVEWAYSLTFLVETGAAIAVTDAMRRAKERAQKAEWLAQSRDTERRQVEEKVLRLNTELEQRVRERTTALEAANRELEAFSYSVSHDLRAPLRSINGFSQALQEEYGPQLDPRGRRYLDYTLEASQRMGRLIEDLMKLSRASRGELGCQPVDLSELATVIIEQFRKREPQRQVDVLIAPKLLADGDPGLLRIALENLLDNAWKFTAKRPQPRIELGSTQTNGAPHYFVRDNGAGFNMAYSDRLFGVFQRFHSEKEFPGTGVGLATVRRIFARHGGEVWAEAKPNQGATFYFTLPNGHE from the coding sequence GTGAAGCTACAAATCTTACGTTCGGCCCCGGCCCGATACGGGGCAGTGGGCCTCTGTGTGATGGGCGCTTTCGCCGTGCGTTGGTCGCTCGACCCGCTTCTCCATGGGCACGCCCCATTGATGCTTTTTATCCTGGCCTCGATTATTGCCACTCTCTATGGCGGTTTAGGCCCAGGGCTATTGGCCATGGCGGCTGGGGCCTTGCTTGGAGATTACTTTTTCATCACCCCGTTGCACACGCTGGGTCCCAAAAGCACAGTCGAATGGGCCTATTCCCTGACCTTTCTAGTTGAAACCGGGGCGGCCATCGCCGTGACGGACGCCATGCGCCGCGCCAAGGAACGCGCGCAAAAGGCGGAATGGCTGGCCCAGAGCCGGGACACCGAGCGCAGACAGGTTGAAGAAAAAGTGTTGCGGCTCAATACGGAACTTGAACAGCGCGTGCGGGAACGCACGACCGCCTTGGAAGCCGCCAATCGCGAGCTGGAGGCCTTTAGTTATTCCGTTTCGCACGACCTGCGGGCGCCCTTGCGCAGCATCAATGGCTTTAGCCAGGCGCTCCAGGAGGAGTACGGCCCCCAACTCGACCCACGCGGCCGGCGCTACCTCGATTACACACTGGAAGCAAGCCAAAGAATGGGCCGGCTCATCGAGGACCTGATGAAATTATCCCGGGCCAGCCGCGGTGAGTTGGGCTGCCAGCCAGTGGACCTGAGCGAATTGGCAACCGTCATCATCGAGCAATTCCGCAAACGCGAACCGCAACGCCAAGTCGATGTGTTGATTGCCCCCAAACTGCTCGCCGATGGCGACCCGGGCTTGCTGCGAATCGCCCTCGAGAACCTTCTGGATAACGCGTGGAAATTTACTGCCAAAAGGCCTCAGCCTCGAATCGAACTGGGCTCCACTCAAACCAACGGCGCCCCGCATTATTTCGTCCGCGACAACGGCGCCGGGTTCAACATGGCTTACAGCGACCGCTTGTTTGGGGTTTTTCAGCGCTTCCATTCAGAAAAGGAATTTCCTGGCACCGGCGTTGGCCTGGCGACGGTTCGCCGCATCTTCGCCCGCCACGGCGGTGAGGTTTGGGCCGAAGCAAAGCCCAACCAAGGGGCCACTTTCTATTTCACACTGCCAAACGGGCACGAGTGA